In one Oryzias latipes chromosome 13, ASM223467v1 genomic region, the following are encoded:
- the samd4b gene encoding protein Smaug homolog 2, whose product MMFRDQVGILTDWFKSWNECEQTVALLSLLKRASRTQARFLHICLEHWLADCTEIHILEAEANNAAIVSQWHQEPKEKVVSLLLSHLPLLQPRNSEAKCEYMKLLQKVLSHTIESSLFVEESRQLLSYALIHPATTLDDRTSLAMWLNHLEEHLSGGYPPRPPSSPYHPRQGSDEWPSSAEALDPGNAWHDKSPSSSTSPAGQNGHMPFPGGMSSPINSNNTGVVGHLQPSPLKKSMSNIPSSPQACGSEWLSQDDIGGRQNFIPTDHAPLSPQSSVASSGSEQTEEQGSARNTFQEDGSGMKDVPAWLKSLRLHKYASLFSQMTYEEMMILTEQHLESQNVTKGARHKIALSIQKLRERQSVLRSLEKDILEGGNMRNALQELQQIIITPIKAYTPPSAAQPATDSASSPSEIPKTGAEKESVSEAFQSHSTPPCDGESSATPISDGDIAGQFTRVMGKVCTQLLVSRPDEENISCYLQLIEKSLSHEAFSETHKKRLVSWKQQVLKLLRLFPRKAMLDMPAYRQKGWNYGSNSLPTAGSVSGGVGRRGQRQFQMTPRGLPAGRICLPGGIGGASPRHTLTNPALAGQGRQSLWFANPGGSNSMPSQSRSSVQRTHSLPVHTSPQTMLMFQQQECQVPGADLEINPTLESLCLSMTEHALGDGTDRTSTI is encoded by the exons ATGATGTTCCGAGACCAGGTGGGCATCCTCACAGATTGGTTCAAAAGTTGGAACGAGTGTGAACAGACAGTGGCACTCCTGTCCCTCCTGAAGAGGGCATCTCGCACCCAAGCTCGCTTCCTACACATCTGTCTGGAACACTGGCTGGCAGACTGCACAGAGATCCACATCCTTGAAGCTGAAGCCAACAATGCAG CAATTGTCAGCCAGTGGCATCAGGAGCCAAAAGAGAAAGTGGTGTCTCTCTTGTTGTCTCACTTGCCGCTGTTGCAGCCACGCAACAGTGAGGCCAAATGTGAGTACATGAAACTGCTCCAGAAGGTTTTGAGTCACACCATCGAAAGTAGCCTATTCGTGGAAGAAAGCCGACAGCTGCTCTCTTACGCACTCATCCACCCCGCCACAACACTGGATGATCGCACCTCACTGGCCATGTGGCTCAACCACCTGGAGGAACATCTTTCTGGTGGCTATCCGCCTCGGCCCCCATCCAGCCCATATCACCCACGGCAAGGCTCAGATGAATGGCCGAGCTCAGCTGAGGCTCTAGACCCAGGGAATGCATGGCACGATAAGTCCCCGTCATCCAGCACATCTCCTGCAGGCCAGAATGGACATATGCCTTTTCCAGGCGGGATGTCCTCACCCATTAACAGCAATAATACAG gtgTGGTGGGGCATTTGCAGCCTAGCCCTCTGAAAAAGTCCATGTCCAATATTCCTTCCAGTCCCCAGGCTTGTGGCTCGGAATGGTTGAGCCAGGATGATATAGGGGGCCGACAGAACTTCATCCCAACAGACCATGCACCACTTTCGCCCCAGAGCAGTGTAGCTTCCTCAGGCAGCGAACAGACAGAGGAGCAGGGCTCAGCTCGCAACACCTTCCAGGAAGACGGCAGTGGCATGAAAG ATGTCCCTGCATGGTTGAAGAGTCTCCGCCTTCATAAATATGCATCACTATTCTCACAAATGACCTACGAAGAGATGATGATCCTCACAGAGCAACATCTGGAGTCTCAG AATGTCACAAAAGGAGCGCGACATAAGATCGCCTTGAGTATCCAGAAACTGCGAGAACGGCAAAGCGTACTCAGGTCTTTAGAAAAG gatattTTGGAAGGGGGGAACATGCGCAACGCTCTTCAAGAGCTGCAACAAATCATCATCACACCCATTAAGGCCTACACCCCGCCCAGTGCAGCACAGCCCGCAACAGATTCTGCAAGCTCCCCATCTGAAATCCCAAAAACGGGAGCAGAGAAAGAGTCGGTGTCAGAGGCCTTCCAGTCCCACAGCACGCCCCCCTGTGATGGAGAGTCTTCAGCCACGCCCATTTCAGACGGTGACATCGCTGGACAGTTCACCCGTGTCATGGGGAAAG TGTGCACACAGCTGTTGGTGTCCAGGCCAGATGAGGAAAATATTAGCTGTTACCTTCAGCTTATTGAAAAAAGTTTGTCACATGAG GCGTTCAGTGAAACTCACAAGAAAAGGCTGGTGTCCTGGAAGCAGCAGGTCCTCAAGCTGCTGCGCTTGTTTCCCCGCAAAGCAATGCTGGACATGCCAGCATACCGACAGAAAGG TTGGAACTATGGGTCAAACTCCCTCCCCACAGCAGGCTCTGTGAGCGGAGGCGTTGGAAGGCGGGGCCAAAGGCAGTTTCAAATGACCCCTCGAGGCCTCCCAGCTGGGCGGATATGTCTTCCCGGTGGGATTGGAGGAGCATCTCCACGCCACACTCTCACCAATCCTGCGCTGGCTGGCCAGGGTAGACAA AGCCTGTGGTTTGCCAACCCCGGGGGAAGTAACAGCATGCCAAGTCAGAGTCGCAGCTCTGTGCAGCGGACCCACTCACTTCCTGTCCATACGTCCCCACAAACCATGCTCATGTTCCAGCAGCAAG AATGCCAAGTTCCAGGTGCTGACCTGGAGATCAACCCTACGCTGGAGTCACTGTGCCTCAGTATGACAGAGCATGCCTTAGGAG ATGGAACAGACCGGACATCAACAATATGA
- the LOC101165330 gene encoding glia maturation factor gamma, whose translation MSSSLVVCEVDESLKEKLKKFRFRKETNNAAILMKIDMKKQLVILEEEYEDISMEELRNELPERQPRFIVYSYKYVHADGRVSYPLCFIFSSPMGCKPEQQMMYAGSKNRLVQSADLTKVFETRNVDDLTEEWLKNQLAFFR comes from the exons ATG TCGAGCTCCTTGGTTGTTTGTGAAGTGGATGAAAgtctgaaagaaaaactgaagaagTTTAGATTTCGAAAAGAAACCAACAATGCTGCTATACTGA TGAAAATagacatgaaaaaacaacttGTTATCCTGGAAGAGGAGTACGAG GACATTTCCATGGAGGAGTTGagaaatgagcttccagagcgCCAACCCAG ATTTATTGTCTACAGCTACAAATATGTCCATGCTGATGGAAGGGTGTCTTATCCCCTCTGTTTCATATTTTCCAGTCCAATGG GTTGTAAGCCAGAGCAGCAGATGATGTATGCAGGCAGCAAGAATCGACTCGTGCAATCTGCAGACCTCACAAAG GTCTTTGAAACCAGAAATGTCGATGACTTGACAGAAGAGTGGCTGAAGAACCAGCTGGCGTTTTTTCGCTGA